A window from Hymenobacter volaticus encodes these proteins:
- a CDS encoding DUF2059 domain-containing protein, whose amino-acid sequence MKKLWILAASLLLAAPIVNAQSTTSTATASAAPVSASHRKAAEELLVVTGSEKNTTSMMNQMLEAQIAQRPEMKAVEPEMRAFITKYMGWPAIKEDITSLYTKEFTEKELKELTKFYQTPTGRKTIEKMPQLMMAGVEIGQKRVQEHLPELQQVIGDKMKAQQPATQPPTSQPPAKPE is encoded by the coding sequence ATGAAAAAACTGTGGATACTGGCGGCCAGTCTTTTGCTGGCGGCCCCAATCGTGAATGCCCAATCAACAACTTCTACGGCTACGGCCTCGGCCGCGCCGGTTTCGGCCAGCCACCGCAAAGCCGCTGAAGAACTACTCGTCGTGACGGGAAGTGAGAAGAACACCACCTCCATGATGAATCAAATGTTGGAGGCGCAAATAGCGCAGCGTCCTGAAATGAAGGCAGTGGAACCCGAAATGCGCGCCTTTATCACGAAGTACATGGGTTGGCCGGCAATCAAAGAAGATATTACTTCGCTCTACACCAAGGAATTCACGGAGAAGGAGTTGAAGGAGCTAACCAAGTTCTACCAGACGCCTACCGGCCGCAAAACCATCGAGAAAATGCCCCAACTCATGATGGCTGGCGTGGAAATAGGGCAGAAGCGTGTGCAAGAACACTTGCCGGAACTGCAACAGGTGATTGGCGACAAGATGAAGGCGCAGCAGCCTGCAACGCAACCGCCGACAAGCCAACCACCCGCGAAACCAGAATAG
- a CDS encoding acyltransferase family protein codes for MQTTTQAAVETTHAQPLVEASQPARLISLDVFRGITVAAMILVNNPGDWGHIYAPLEHAHWHGCTPTDLIFPFFLFIVGVSIVYALDGARRQPETHGRTMVRILKRSAILFGLGLLSALFPRFEFETVRIPGVLARISWVFLICGILFLKTTRRQQIGLLAFCLIFYNVLMQVVPVPGFGPANLEASTNLGAWLDRVVFTEKHLWSSSRTWDPEGLLGTLPAVGTGLLGMLTGQWLRRKDVDPATRVAWLFVAGGAAVILGLIWNGWFPINKALWTSSFVLYAGGLAMATLAGLYWLTDVQGYRRFTTPALVYGVNAITVFFLSAIVAKSLNIIKVTAAEVPLKTWLYTTFFTPYFSPINASLAGAIVCVLIWLGILWVMYKKRIIIKV; via the coding sequence ATGCAAACTACTACCCAGGCTGCTGTCGAAACTACGCATGCCCAGCCGTTGGTTGAGGCGTCGCAGCCGGCGCGGCTTATTTCGCTTGATGTGTTTCGCGGTATTACGGTGGCAGCCATGATACTGGTGAATAACCCGGGAGATTGGGGACACATCTATGCGCCGCTGGAACACGCGCACTGGCACGGCTGCACACCCACCGACCTGATTTTTCCTTTCTTCCTCTTTATTGTGGGGGTGAGTATTGTGTATGCGCTGGATGGAGCGCGGCGGCAGCCCGAAACGCACGGGCGCACGATGGTGCGGATTCTGAAACGGTCGGCTATCCTATTTGGGCTTGGGTTACTTTCAGCGCTGTTCCCGCGGTTTGAGTTCGAGACGGTGCGAATTCCGGGCGTGCTGGCGCGTATCTCGTGGGTGTTTTTGATTTGCGGAATCCTGTTTCTGAAAACCACTCGGCGGCAGCAAATCGGCTTGCTGGCTTTCTGCTTGATTTTCTACAACGTGCTGATGCAGGTGGTGCCAGTGCCCGGTTTCGGCCCTGCCAACTTAGAAGCCAGCACTAACTTGGGCGCGTGGCTAGATCGGGTGGTTTTCACCGAGAAGCACCTGTGGTCGAGCAGCCGCACTTGGGACCCGGAAGGGTTACTCGGTACGCTGCCGGCCGTAGGTACGGGCTTGCTAGGAATGCTTACTGGCCAGTGGCTGCGCCGCAAAGACGTGGACCCGGCTACCCGGGTGGCGTGGTTGTTTGTGGCAGGTGGCGCGGCAGTTATTCTAGGGTTGATCTGGAACGGATGGTTTCCTATCAACAAGGCGCTCTGGACCAGCTCTTTCGTGCTCTACGCCGGCGGACTGGCCATGGCTACGCTAGCGGGCCTCTATTGGCTGACCGATGTTCAAGGCTACCGCCGCTTCACGACGCCGGCACTGGTGTATGGCGTCAACGCTATTACGGTGTTTTTTCTGTCGGCAATTGTTGCCAAGTCGCTTAACATCATCAAGGTGACGGCGGCTGAGGTGCCCCTCAAAACGTGGCTTTACACCACTTTTTTTACGCCATATTTCAGCCCGATTAATGCGTCGCTGGCCGGGGCTATTGTGTGCGTTCTGATTTGGTTAGGCATCCTGTGGGTGATGTACAAGAAGCGGATTATCATCAAAGTCTGA
- a CDS encoding RagB/SusD family nutrient uptake outer membrane protein, whose amino-acid sequence MKKILVLLAVLSLTMGSCNKEYLNPSAASEEQVITNSDGLITVCNGMQVRFTTGGALSPLYNIVAAGGLSTRELTVINVGNNEEFNISLGAGNVTNLNAVVRNLWTQSQIVRSNADLVLANANNAGDPNTRSGIVAYASIFRALAIGALAQYFQQLPITTQINAPFVDRVTALQSAVAQLEIAATQLAATPVSTDFNSKIVGGINLPNTLQALIARYSLLAGDYDKAIAAAGRVDLNSRSYFTFDDLARNAASEVAFSNRNVFEPTDVNLGLTGSLTPEANDRRIPFYTRASPTSTQNRGTGFYTTSVAPVPVYIPGEMLLIRAEGYARKNDLTNAVTELNRVRTSVAAATITLSANGTPYPTAPPGAGLPPYAGLLTQDAVLLDIYRNRQVELAFQGFRLEDSRRFGRPGPGAMGSERNRNFYPYPRVEREDNIATPEDPAI is encoded by the coding sequence ATGAAAAAGATATTAGTACTGTTGGCTGTCTTATCGCTCACGATGGGTAGCTGCAATAAAGAATATTTGAACCCCAGCGCCGCTAGTGAAGAGCAGGTGATAACAAACTCTGACGGCTTGATTACCGTGTGCAACGGTATGCAGGTGCGTTTCACTACGGGAGGGGCCCTAAGCCCACTTTACAACATAGTAGCTGCCGGGGGCCTTAGCACCCGTGAACTAACGGTGATTAACGTTGGCAATAACGAAGAATTCAATATCAGTTTGGGCGCTGGCAACGTCACCAACCTCAACGCGGTGGTGCGCAACCTCTGGACACAATCACAAATAGTGCGCAGTAACGCCGATTTAGTATTGGCCAATGCCAATAACGCTGGGGACCCTAACACCCGCAGCGGCATTGTCGCCTATGCTAGCATTTTTAGGGCTTTGGCCATTGGTGCTTTAGCGCAGTATTTTCAGCAATTACCCATTACTACTCAGATTAATGCACCGTTTGTAGACCGGGTAACGGCGCTACAGTCTGCGGTAGCACAACTGGAAATTGCAGCTACACAACTGGCTGCTACGCCGGTTTCAACAGATTTTAACAGTAAGATTGTTGGGGGCATCAACTTGCCTAATACGTTGCAAGCTCTTATCGCTCGCTATAGCCTGCTGGCTGGCGACTACGACAAGGCCATTGCCGCCGCTGGTCGCGTGGACCTGAACAGTCGATCATATTTCACCTTCGATGATCTGGCTCGTAATGCTGCATCTGAGGTAGCTTTCAGCAACCGCAACGTTTTCGAGCCGACGGATGTGAATCTTGGGTTGACAGGGTCACTAACTCCTGAAGCAAATGATCGGCGAATACCCTTTTACACCCGCGCCAGCCCTACCTCAACGCAGAACCGCGGTACTGGCTTCTATACGACCAGCGTTGCGCCTGTTCCAGTGTACATACCTGGCGAGATGTTATTGATTCGGGCTGAGGGCTACGCGCGCAAAAACGACCTGACCAACGCTGTGACGGAATTGAACCGAGTACGGACTAGTGTCGCTGCTGCTACCATCACTCTAAGCGCAAATGGTACCCCTTACCCCACTGCACCTCCCGGCGCAGGTTTGCCTCCGTATGCCGGCCTGCTCACCCAAGACGCTGTTCTGCTAGATATTTACCGCAACCGCCAAGTAGAATTAGCCTTTCAAGGATTTCGCCTTGAAGACAGCCGCCGGTTTGGGCGGCCTGGACCGGGAGCTATGGGTTCCGAGCGGAATCGTAATTTCTATCCCTATCCACGGGTAGAGCGCGAAGACAATATTGCCACTCCGGAAGACCCCGCTATTTAA
- a CDS encoding SusC/RagA family TonB-linked outer membrane protein, which produces MRNTYPLARLALTLAWPFAGTLLHTAALAQTDGNQAYTLQGRVTDERGQGVPGTTVLLGGTTLGTATDAEGNYTLPVRVKPGAYTLTFSTIGYKAQSRPITLGSNSAVSTDVALTEARQTLDDVVVIGSTISVNKRELGNAITTVTARDLVQTGTGGALNALQGKLPGAQIVQNSGDPSGSLSVRLRGIHSLRGSSDPLYVIDGVIVSNNSTNVSQLATSLDIGAANAGQNRLADLNPNDIASINVINGAAAAAQYGSRASNGVVIITTKRGQAGQARVSVYTSFNINELRKSVPVNTYGKQFGANTYITQSPMGPVTNTFRLYPISPVGTLAGQSGVTTVGVTRAGTTTQLATNLVDVTRYNYFDEIFRTGYGTDNGASISGGAERTQYLMSVGYLKNQGIIEGTDFKRYNVRARIDQRLTNWARASVGVAYNNSFANERANGNVFYSPINSINITNNIYDINQRDVEGNLLAVEPTRVNPLSTVEDMRFTQRINRTISDLQVNLTPFKGFSVDYILGVDTYSQAGQNYIRPYPYQATAGLPLARYPLGFAANANNNALQLNSDINLGYDRQLTEDFKLTLLAGYSYQYFRGELVRTQGQGQTPFITTVSGSSSTTVGSAYDLDQFDLSGIFGQATFGYRNLAFLTGAIRRDRSSKFSPSETNQYYPKVSGSVVASDLGFWQNAGYSKAFNSLKLRASYGEAGGLTAINSYDRFYQYLPVAFQGRATFLPNAQLANPRVRPERVAEFEVGADLGFLNDRIGLGVTVYNQKTKDLVVNRLIAPTRGGSSIVENVARLNNKGIELQLSAAPVKTSDFSWDFTAIFSRNRNKVVDLVGTTAIPIDNVTGAPVYLLNGQPAGVFYGSAYARNPDGSLLLTSQGFPQDERATGQSTGDINFTPAREVSGQPSYAQGTSIANVVIGNPNPDWTGSFSTNFTYKKLSLRVLFDAVQGVDVFNADYRTRQGVGLGDLAEKELRGELPRGYIFSVYNTQEFRIDDGSFVKLRETALTYTLPTISKFISNLDVSLIGRNLYSWDDYKGFDPETSAGGSSDLLRAIDFGNVPIPRTYQIRLSATF; this is translated from the coding sequence ATGCGGAACACTTACCCTCTGGCTAGGCTTGCGCTAACATTAGCCTGGCCTTTTGCCGGCACTCTATTGCACACAGCGGCCCTAGCCCAAACCGACGGCAACCAAGCCTACACCCTGCAAGGTCGAGTCACCGACGAGCGAGGTCAGGGCGTACCAGGCACTACAGTGCTGCTGGGTGGTACCACCCTAGGCACTGCCACCGACGCCGAAGGCAATTACACCTTACCCGTACGGGTGAAGCCCGGTGCCTACACGCTGACGTTTTCTACTATCGGCTACAAAGCCCAATCCCGACCCATTACGCTAGGAAGCAACTCCGCGGTCAGCACCGACGTTGCGCTAACGGAAGCCCGTCAAACGCTCGATGATGTAGTGGTAATTGGCTCCACGATCAGCGTGAACAAGCGCGAGCTAGGCAATGCTATTACCACGGTAACCGCCCGCGACTTAGTGCAAACCGGTACAGGTGGCGCGCTCAATGCCCTACAGGGCAAACTGCCTGGTGCTCAAATCGTGCAGAATTCTGGCGACCCTTCGGGCTCATTATCGGTGCGATTACGGGGCATTCACTCCCTGCGCGGCTCTTCTGACCCTCTCTATGTTATCGATGGGGTGATTGTGAGCAACAACAGCACTAACGTGTCGCAACTGGCGACGAGCTTGGATATTGGAGCGGCCAACGCAGGACAGAACCGGTTGGCCGATCTTAACCCTAACGACATAGCCAGCATCAACGTCATCAACGGGGCAGCAGCGGCCGCGCAGTATGGCTCGCGGGCATCCAATGGCGTAGTAATTATCACCACCAAACGCGGGCAGGCTGGCCAGGCCCGAGTATCGGTATACACCAGCTTCAACATCAACGAGCTGCGCAAATCGGTGCCAGTGAACACCTATGGCAAGCAGTTTGGCGCTAATACATACATTACGCAAAGCCCCATGGGCCCGGTCACCAATACTTTCCGGCTTTATCCTATTAGCCCTGTGGGCACTTTGGCTGGACAGTCCGGCGTAACAACGGTTGGCGTAACGCGCGCCGGCACCACTACCCAACTAGCTACTAACTTAGTGGATGTAACGCGCTACAACTATTTCGATGAGATTTTCAGGACTGGTTATGGCACCGACAACGGGGCTTCGATTTCGGGCGGGGCTGAGCGGACGCAGTACCTAATGTCGGTGGGTTACCTGAAAAACCAGGGTATCATTGAGGGCACTGATTTCAAGCGCTACAATGTGCGGGCACGGATAGACCAACGCCTGACCAATTGGGCTCGTGCCTCGGTGGGGGTGGCTTACAATAATAGCTTTGCTAATGAGAGAGCCAACGGCAACGTCTTTTACAGCCCCATCAATTCTATCAATATCACCAACAACATCTATGATATCAACCAGCGTGATGTAGAAGGCAATTTATTGGCTGTAGAGCCCACTCGGGTCAATCCCTTATCCACTGTTGAGGATATGCGATTCACGCAACGCATCAATCGTACAATCAGCGACCTGCAAGTAAACCTGACGCCGTTTAAGGGCTTTTCGGTGGATTATATTCTGGGAGTAGATACTTACTCACAAGCCGGTCAAAACTATATTCGGCCTTATCCTTACCAAGCTACGGCTGGTCTACCACTAGCTCGCTACCCACTAGGCTTTGCGGCTAATGCTAACAACAACGCGTTGCAACTCAACTCCGACATAAATCTGGGGTATGACCGACAATTGACCGAGGACTTCAAGCTGACGCTGCTCGCCGGCTACAGCTACCAATACTTTCGCGGAGAATTAGTACGTACACAGGGGCAAGGCCAGACCCCGTTCATTACAACGGTTAGCGGCTCGTCTAGTACCACCGTGGGTTCGGCGTACGATCTAGACCAATTTGACTTAAGTGGCATTTTCGGGCAGGCCACTTTTGGTTACCGCAACTTGGCGTTCCTGACCGGGGCTATCCGCCGCGACCGGTCGTCGAAATTTTCGCCCTCTGAAACCAACCAATACTACCCTAAAGTGAGTGGCTCAGTGGTAGCTTCCGACCTGGGCTTCTGGCAGAACGCGGGCTACAGCAAGGCCTTCAACTCCTTGAAGCTGCGGGCCAGCTATGGAGAGGCCGGCGGGCTCACTGCTATCAACTCCTACGACCGATTCTATCAATATTTACCCGTGGCTTTCCAGGGCCGCGCTACTTTTTTACCAAATGCACAGCTAGCTAACCCACGCGTGCGGCCGGAGCGGGTCGCAGAGTTTGAAGTTGGGGCTGACTTAGGCTTCCTCAACGACCGGATCGGGTTAGGCGTCACGGTTTACAACCAAAAAACCAAAGATTTAGTAGTTAACCGGCTAATTGCGCCAACGCGAGGCGGTTCGAGTATTGTGGAGAATGTGGCCCGACTTAATAACAAAGGAATAGAACTGCAACTAAGTGCCGCTCCAGTGAAAACCTCGGATTTCAGTTGGGACTTTACGGCCATTTTTAGCCGCAACCGCAACAAGGTAGTGGACTTAGTAGGCACAACGGCCATTCCTATCGACAATGTGACGGGGGCGCCAGTGTATCTGCTTAATGGGCAGCCGGCGGGCGTGTTTTACGGTTCGGCCTATGCTCGTAACCCCGACGGTTCGTTGCTGCTTACGTCCCAGGGCTTTCCGCAGGATGAGCGCGCCACCGGCCAATCAACAGGCGATATCAACTTCACGCCTGCCCGCGAAGTCAGTGGCCAGCCTAGTTATGCGCAAGGAACTAGTATTGCCAACGTTGTTATCGGCAACCCGAACCCGGATTGGACAGGCTCTTTCAGCACCAATTTCACATACAAAAAGCTCTCGTTACGAGTATTGTTCGACGCTGTGCAGGGTGTAGATGTGTTCAACGCTGATTATCGCACTCGTCAGGGCGTAGGCCTAGGAGATTTGGCTGAGAAAGAGCTACGGGGCGAACTACCGCGCGGCTATATCTTCTCAGTATACAACACGCAAGAGTTTCGCATTGATGATGGCTCGTTTGTGAAGCTACGCGAAACAGCCCTCACCTACACGCTGCCCACCATTAGCAAGTTCATCAGCAACCTTGACGTCTCATTGATAGGCCGCAACCTGTATTCATGGGATGACTACAAAGGGTTCGACCCCGAGACCAGTGCAGGTGGTTCCTCTGATTTATTGCGGGCCATTGACTTCGGAAACGTGCCTATTCCACGCACTTATCAAATTCGCTTGTCGGCTACATTCTAG
- a CDS encoding TonB-dependent receptor domain-containing protein: protein MDNSSFQESTAPGAGSQFNGQLGRSVGTPNRAGDINPEDIASITVLKGPAAAALYGLRAANGAVVITTKKGVAGRTTLSYRTQFSVDEVNRLPKLQREYGQGIEGVFDATTRNSWGARFQPDQPIYDNLGDFFQKGYAFQNFLNMSGGTEKATFFVSASRLDQTGVTPENDYDKTTVRLSGTAQISPKISVTASAQYLNSGGRRTLQGPGILTTAGSSSGGFLLSLLNWPQNDDARNYLNADGTRRRLLPPNTGIDADADNPYWTARFNPQTDRTNRFIGNTQLSYQPFTFLTLSHNIGTDLASSHSTSVRAVGTSQASNQNGGIAETVDLNRLLTATTLASFNHTFNQNFRGTLVLGNTIEQSRDEAVDYVGLIFQNPTFTSINNTVNRSALQRLSVRRLVGNFARVSASLYDQVTVELQGRYDQSSTLPRPDEGKIFGKGFGYGSAAVGYEFTRTLGMEQNKILNYGKLRASVAEVGRDTGPYRVESPLTTNTYIGGGFRNDFFGSNPLLKPERTRSYEAGINLQFLQNRLGLDFNYYFSRTKDQLIAPRVSQASGYILQYINGGVVTNEGQEVTLNGTPIKDAGASHGIFWPTFTTIPTSPSRCPRL from the coding sequence ATGGATAACTCGTCGTTTCAGGAAAGCACGGCGCCGGGAGCCGGGTCGCAGTTCAACGGCCAGCTGGGCCGCTCGGTGGGCACACCCAACCGCGCCGGCGACATCAACCCCGAAGATATTGCCAGCATCACAGTCCTGAAAGGTCCGGCTGCCGCTGCACTATATGGTTTGCGCGCGGCCAACGGGGCTGTGGTTATTACCACCAAAAAAGGCGTAGCGGGCCGTACGACGCTCAGCTACCGCACCCAGTTTTCGGTGGACGAGGTGAACCGGCTACCTAAGCTCCAACGCGAGTACGGGCAGGGCATTGAAGGTGTGTTTGACGCCACCACGCGTAACTCATGGGGCGCACGTTTCCAGCCAGACCAACCGATTTACGATAACCTAGGCGATTTTTTCCAGAAAGGTTATGCGTTTCAGAACTTTCTAAATATGTCGGGCGGCACGGAAAAGGCTACGTTCTTTGTGTCAGCGTCGCGGCTCGACCAGACGGGCGTAACTCCCGAAAACGACTACGACAAGACCACAGTCCGCCTCTCGGGCACAGCCCAGATTTCGCCGAAAATAAGCGTGACGGCCTCGGCCCAATACCTGAACTCGGGCGGCCGACGTACCCTACAAGGTCCGGGTATTCTGACCACCGCTGGCAGTTCGTCTGGGGGCTTCTTACTAAGCTTGTTGAACTGGCCCCAGAACGACGACGCCCGCAACTACCTGAACGCGGACGGCACGCGCCGCCGTTTGCTACCACCCAACACCGGCATTGATGCCGACGCCGATAACCCGTACTGGACAGCCCGCTTCAACCCCCAAACCGACCGTACCAACCGCTTCATCGGGAACACGCAGCTGAGCTATCAGCCCTTCACGTTCCTGACTCTGAGCCATAACATCGGTACTGATTTGGCTAGCTCCCACTCCACTTCGGTGCGAGCGGTAGGTACTTCGCAGGCTAGCAACCAGAACGGTGGTATTGCTGAAACTGTGGACTTGAACCGCTTGCTGACGGCTACTACACTGGCTTCCTTCAACCATACGTTCAACCAAAACTTCCGCGGCACACTGGTTCTCGGCAACACCATCGAGCAGAGCCGCGACGAAGCAGTAGACTATGTTGGTCTGATCTTCCAGAACCCAACGTTTACCAGCATTAATAACACGGTAAACCGCAGTGCCTTGCAGCGTTTATCGGTGCGACGGCTGGTTGGCAACTTCGCCCGTGTGAGTGCCTCGTTGTATGATCAGGTGACAGTGGAATTGCAGGGCCGCTACGACCAATCCTCGACCCTGCCCCGCCCCGACGAAGGCAAAATCTTCGGCAAGGGTTTTGGGTACGGCTCGGCAGCAGTCGGCTACGAGTTTACGCGCACCTTGGGCATGGAGCAGAACAAGATTCTCAACTATGGTAAGCTCCGGGCCTCAGTAGCGGAGGTAGGTCGCGACACCGGGCCGTATCGCGTAGAGTCGCCGCTAACTACCAACACTTACATCGGGGGCGGTTTCCGCAACGACTTCTTCGGCTCGAACCCGCTACTGAAGCCCGAGCGCACTCGCTCCTACGAAGCGGGCATCAACCTACAATTCTTACAAAACCGCCTCGGCCTCGACTTCAACTACTACTTCTCGCGCACCAAAGACCAACTGATTGCGCCCCGCGTGAGTCAAGCCAGT